A stretch of the Streptococcus oralis genome encodes the following:
- the rpsG gene encoding 30S ribosomal protein S7, with protein MSRKNRAPKRDVLPDPLYNSQLVTRLINRVMLDGKRGTAASIVYGAFEQIKEATGNDALEVFETAMENIMPVLEVRARRVGGSNYQVPVEVRPERRTTLGLRWLVTIARLRGEHTMQDRLAKEILDAANNTGAAVKKREDTHRMAEANRAFAHFRW; from the coding sequence ATGAGTCGTAAAAATAGAGCTCCAAAACGTGACGTATTGCCAGATCCGCTTTACAATTCACAACTAGTTACTCGTCTTATCAACCGCGTTATGCTTGATGGTAAACGTGGTACAGCTGCTTCAATCGTTTACGGTGCTTTTGAGCAAATCAAAGAAGCTACTGGTAACGATGCACTTGAAGTATTTGAAACAGCTATGGAAAACATCATGCCTGTACTTGAAGTACGTGCACGTCGTGTTGGTGGTTCTAACTACCAAGTCCCAGTTGAAGTTCGTCCAGAACGCCGTACAACACTTGGACTTCGTTGGTTGGTAACCATCGCTCGCCTTCGTGGTGAACACACAATGCAAGACCGTCTTGCAAAAGAAATCTTGGATGCTGCGAACAACACTGGTGCAGCAGTTAAGAAACGTGAAGACACTCACCGTATGGCTGAAGCTAACCGTGCCTTCGCACACTTCCGTTGGTAA
- the rpsL gene encoding 30S ribosomal protein S12: protein MPTINQLVRKPRKSKVEKSKSPALNVGYNSHKKVQTNVSSPQKRGVATRVGTMTPKKPNSALRKFARVRLSNLIEVTAYIPGIGHNLQEHSVVLLRGGRVKDLPGVRYHIVRGALDTAGVNDRKQGRSKYGTKRPKA, encoded by the coding sequence ATGCCTACAATTAACCAATTGGTTCGCAAACCGCGTAAATCAAAAGTAGAAAAATCTAAATCACCAGCTTTGAACGTTGGTTACAACAGTCATAAAAAAGTTCAAACAAACGTTTCTTCACCACAAAAACGTGGTGTTGCAACTCGTGTGGGAACAATGACGCCTAAAAAACCTAACTCTGCCCTTCGTAAATTCGCTCGTGTACGTTTGAGCAACCTTATCGAAGTTACTGCCTACATCCCAGGTATCGGACACAACTTGCAAGAGCACAGCGTGGTGCTTCTTCGTGGTGGACGTGTAAAAGACCTTCCAGGGGTACGTTACCATATCGTCCGTGGTGCACTTGATACTGCAGGTGTTAACGATCGTAAACAAGGCCGTTCTAAATACGGTACTAAACGTCCAAAAGCATAA
- a CDS encoding response regulator transcription factor — MKLLVAEDQSMLRDAMCQLLTFQPDVESVLQAKDGQEAIQLLEKESVDIAILDVEMPVKTGLEVLEWIRAEKPETKVVVVTTFKRPGYFERAVKAGVDAYVLKERSIADLMQTLHTVLEGRKEYSPELMEVVMTHPNPLTEQEIAVLKGIAQGLSNQEIADQLYLSNGTVRNYVTNILSKLDAGNRTEAANIAKESGWL; from the coding sequence ATGAAACTACTTGTTGCAGAAGATCAAAGTATGTTGCGAGATGCGATGTGCCAGTTGCTTACCTTTCAACCAGATGTAGAGTCTGTCCTACAAGCCAAGGATGGCCAAGAAGCAATCCAACTTTTAGAAAAAGAGTCTGTGGATATCGCCATTCTTGACGTAGAAATGCCTGTTAAGACAGGCCTCGAAGTCTTGGAATGGATACGAGCAGAAAAGCCAGAAACAAAGGTGGTTGTGGTGACGACCTTTAAGCGCCCCGGATATTTTGAACGTGCGGTCAAGGCTGGAGTGGATGCTTATGTCTTAAAAGAAAGAAGCATCGCAGACCTCATGCAGACCTTGCACACTGTTCTCGAAGGGCGCAAGGAATATTCGCCTGAATTGATGGAAGTGGTGATGACGCACCCCAATCCGTTAACAGAGCAAGAAATCGCTGTTTTAAAGGGAATTGCTCAGGGCTTGTCTAACCAAGAAATCGCAGACCAACTCTATCTATCAAATGGGACCGTCCGAAACTATGTCACCAATATTCTTTCGAAACTAGATGCTGGTAATCGAACAGAGGCAGCCAACATTGCAAAAGAATCTGGTTGGCTTTGA
- a CDS encoding sensor histidine kinase: MLEKFKNIHYMFHISIVFIIFPIAGVIVGDYPLLTLLWTLLFVLAFYSVLISQNRTVQWLAWWSMLVYIFYTSVWLSSGFTWFIFYLSNLLIYELDEISFHSWRFVSFIVLQPLILTGIYMVDQVSPWQLLFFLVTFVFSDALTFGLYRIRITEELKEEKMKQNAKLNLFLAENERSRIGQDLHDSLGHTFAMLSVKTDLALQLLQMQAYPQVEKELKEIHQISKESMNEVRTIIENLKTRTLASEFATVKKMLEIAGIETEINHQLDTASLTQELESTASMILLELVTNIIKHAKASKAYLKLERTEKELILTVRDDGCGFASLKGDELHTVRDRVLPFSGEVKVISQKHPTEVQVRLPYKERN; encoded by the coding sequence ATGTTGGAAAAATTTAAAAACATTCATTATATGTTTCATATTTCAATTGTGTTTATCATCTTTCCTATAGCGGGTGTCATCGTTGGAGATTACCCGCTTTTAACCTTGCTATGGACCCTACTATTTGTACTTGCCTTCTATTCGGTTTTAATCAGTCAGAATCGCACCGTGCAGTGGCTAGCATGGTGGTCCATGCTTGTCTACATTTTTTATACATCTGTTTGGCTAAGTTCAGGTTTCACATGGTTTATCTTTTATTTATCCAATCTCCTTATTTATGAGCTGGATGAGATTTCTTTTCACTCTTGGCGTTTTGTCAGTTTTATTGTCTTGCAACCCTTGATTTTGACAGGGATTTATATGGTTGATCAAGTTAGTCCTTGGCAACTGCTCTTTTTCTTGGTGACTTTTGTCTTTTCTGATGCCTTGACTTTTGGTCTCTATCGAATTCGGATAACAGAAGAGCTAAAAGAAGAAAAGATGAAACAAAATGCCAAGCTCAATCTTTTCTTGGCTGAAAACGAACGCAGTCGTATCGGTCAGGATCTTCATGACAGCCTAGGTCATACCTTTGCCATGTTGAGTGTGAAGACGGACCTTGCCCTCCAGCTTCTTCAAATGCAGGCCTATCCTCAAGTGGAAAAAGAATTAAAAGAAATTCATCAAATCAGTAAAGAATCCATGAATGAAGTCCGTACAATTATCGAAAATCTTAAAACAAGAACCCTTGCTTCCGAGTTTGCGACTGTTAAAAAAATGCTGGAAATTGCAGGAATTGAAACGGAAATCAATCACCAACTAGATACAGCTAGCCTAACTCAGGAATTAGAATCAACGGCCTCCATGATTTTGCTTGAGTTAGTGACCAACATCATCAAGCATGCTAAAGCATCGAAAGCTTACTTGAAATTAGAACGAACTGAGAAAGAACTCATCCTAACAGTGAGAGATGATGGCTGTGGCTTTGCTTCTTTAAAAGGAGATGAGCTCCATACCGTTCGAGACCGTGTCCTTCCTTTTTCAGGAGAAGTAAAGGTGATCAGTCAGAAACATCCGACTGAAGTGCAGGTTCGACTACCTTATAAGGAGAGAAACTAA
- a CDS encoding ABC transporter permease has protein sequence MKNMTSLMKVEIILMKRQAVYYLLSIGLPSVFYLIFSGMMSGSDIPEIALQAYLFAMTLFSIMSSAFFSIPSTLESDKTNNWQKLIQHSPVSMVEYYVSKLFSTLLTFLLSIVVVFSVGHFVRGVTLPWLDWLVIGVMLLVGSVVFISMGVLVSLLPSAQLMTVVGNIAYIALAVLGGLWFPLDSFPEWLQSIGKLTPTYQLMQVVSTYLEHHEFNILSALVVLGYTVFFGVLVIQLKKRIEVK, from the coding sequence ATGAAAAATATGACAAGTCTCATGAAAGTAGAAATCATTCTGATGAAACGGCAAGCAGTCTACTACTTGCTATCCATCGGACTTCCAAGTGTATTTTACCTTATTTTCTCTGGTATGATGTCAGGATCAGACATTCCAGAAATCGCTCTTCAAGCCTATCTCTTTGCCATGACGCTCTTTAGTATCATGTCAAGCGCCTTTTTCAGTATCCCTAGCACACTCGAGTCTGATAAGACAAACAACTGGCAAAAATTGATTCAACATTCTCCTGTATCTATGGTAGAATATTATGTATCAAAACTGTTCAGCACCCTACTGACTTTCTTGTTATCAATTGTAGTTGTCTTTTCGGTTGGTCATTTTGTCCGTGGAGTGACTCTGCCTTGGCTTGATTGGTTGGTAATCGGAGTTATGTTACTGGTCGGAAGCGTGGTCTTTATCAGTATGGGTGTCTTGGTGAGCTTGCTACCCAGTGCTCAACTGATGACGGTTGTTGGAAATATTGCCTATATTGCTTTGGCTGTCCTAGGTGGACTCTGGTTCCCCTTGGATTCCTTCCCAGAATGGCTTCAATCTATTGGAAAGCTGACTCCAACCTATCAACTGATGCAGGTCGTCTCTACTTATTTGGAACACCATGAATTTAATATTCTTTCTGCCTTGGTTGTGCTAGGCTATACAGTTTTCTTTGGTGTACTGGTAATCCAGCTGAAAAAAAGGATTGAGGTAAAATAA
- a CDS encoding ABC transporter ATP-binding protein: MTVIKVEKLSKKIKDKEILRNISFEINDGECVALIGPNGAGKTTLIDCLLGDKFVSSGQIAIQGFAPTDPRLKQLISILPQENTVVQDLKVKELLSFFQSIYPNSLSNQEIDDLLRFSDKQKNQLAGKLSGGQKRLFSFVLALIGRPKILFLDEPTAAMDTSTRQHFWEIVNQLKKNGVTIVYSSHYIEEVEHTADRILVLHKGELIRDTTPYAMRGEEQEKHFTVPLTYQEVISTLDQIQELEIKQNALSFTTKEASQVWKVLQEQGCTIEEIEVRNRTLLDSIFETTQD; the protein is encoded by the coding sequence ATGACTGTGATTAAAGTTGAGAAATTGAGTAAGAAAATAAAAGACAAGGAGATCTTGCGGAACATCTCCTTTGAAATCAACGATGGTGAATGTGTCGCCTTGATCGGTCCTAACGGAGCAGGTAAGACGACCTTGATTGATTGCCTCTTGGGCGACAAGTTCGTGAGCTCAGGTCAGATAGCTATTCAAGGCTTTGCACCAACAGATCCTCGATTAAAGCAGCTTATTTCTATCTTACCTCAAGAAAATACGGTGGTTCAAGACTTGAAAGTGAAAGAACTCTTATCCTTCTTTCAATCAATCTATCCAAACAGTCTCTCCAATCAAGAAATTGATGACTTGCTGAGATTTTCGGACAAACAGAAAAATCAGCTAGCGGGCAAGTTGTCTGGTGGGCAAAAACGTTTGTTCTCTTTCGTGTTGGCACTAATAGGTCGTCCGAAAATTCTATTTTTGGACGAACCAACTGCTGCCATGGATACCTCGACACGTCAGCATTTTTGGGAAATTGTCAATCAGTTAAAGAAAAATGGTGTCACCATTGTCTACTCTTCTCACTATATCGAAGAGGTAGAACATACGGCTGACCGCATTTTGGTCCTCCACAAGGGAGAATTGATTCGCGATACGACGCCTTATGCTATGCGTGGTGAAGAACAAGAAAAACATTTTACGGTACCACTAACTTATCAGGAAGTTATCAGCACTTTGGACCAGATTCAAGAGCTTGAAATCAAGCAAAATGCTCTTTCCTTCACCACCAAAGAAGCCAGCCAGGTATGGAAAGTCTTGCAAGAGCAGGGCTGCACGATCGAAGAAATTGAAGTTCGCAATCGAACTCTCTTAGACAGTATCTTCGAAACGACTCAAGACTAA
- a CDS encoding DAK2 domain-containing protein has translation MSKITTSLFQEMVQAASTRLNKQAEYVNSLNVFPVPDGDTGTNMGMTIENGAKEVADKPASTVGEVASILAKGLLMGARGNSGVITSQLFRGFSQAIKEKDELTGQDLALAFQSGVEVAYKAVMKPVEGTILTVSRGAAIGAKKKAEQTDDAVEVMRAALEGAKAALAKTPEMLPVLKEVGVVDSGGQGLVFIYEGFLSALTGEYSASEDFVATPANMSEMINAEHHKSVAGHVATEDITFGYCTEIMVALKQGPTYSKDFDYDEFRNYLNDLGDSLLVVNDDEIVKVHVHTEDPGLVMQEGLKYGSLIKVKVDNMRNQHEAQVEKEATQGNKPAEIKEYALIAVVAGQGLADIFRAQGVDYVIEGGQTMNPSTEDFIKAVEQVNARNIIFLPNNKNIFMAAQSAAEVLEQPAVVVEARTIPQGLTSLLAFDPSKSIEENKERMTAALGDVISGSVTTAVRDTTIDGLAIHENDNLGMVDGKILVSNPDMHQTLTETLKHMLDEDSEIVTFYVGEDGSEELANEIAQEIAEEFEDVEVEIHQGQQPVYPYLFSVE, from the coding sequence GTGTCAAAAATTACTACCAGTTTATTCCAAGAGATGGTGCAAGCTGCATCAACTCGTTTGAATAAGCAAGCAGAATATGTCAATTCATTGAACGTCTTTCCAGTTCCAGATGGAGATACTGGGACAAACATGGGAATGACCATTGAAAATGGTGCCAAAGAAGTAGCAGACAAGCCTGCTTCTACAGTTGGAGAAGTAGCGAGCATTCTTGCTAAAGGTCTTTTGATGGGCGCGCGTGGGAACTCAGGGGTTATCACTTCTCAGCTCTTCCGTGGCTTCTCTCAGGCTATCAAGGAAAAAGATGAATTAACTGGTCAAGACTTGGCTCTTGCCTTCCAATCCGGTGTCGAAGTAGCTTATAAAGCGGTTATGAAACCAGTTGAAGGAACTATTTTGACTGTTTCTCGTGGAGCGGCTATTGGGGCTAAGAAAAAAGCGGAGCAAACAGATGATGCTGTTGAGGTCATGCGTGCAGCCTTGGAAGGAGCGAAAGCAGCTTTGGCTAAGACACCAGAAATGCTTCCAGTCCTTAAGGAAGTTGGTGTGGTAGACTCAGGTGGTCAAGGTTTGGTCTTCATCTATGAAGGATTCCTCTCAGCCCTTACTGGTGAATACAGTGCTTCTGAAGACTTTGTAGCGACTCCTGCCAACATGAGCGAAATGATCAATGCAGAGCACCACAAGTCTGTAGCAGGGCATGTGGCAACTGAAGACATTACCTTCGGTTACTGTACAGAGATCATGGTAGCCCTTAAACAAGGTCCAACTTATTCTAAGGACTTTGACTACGATGAATTCCGTAACTACTTGAATGACTTAGGCGACTCACTCCTTGTTGTCAATGATGATGAAATCGTCAAAGTTCACGTCCATACAGAAGATCCAGGTCTTGTTATGCAAGAAGGTCTCAAATATGGTAGCTTGATCAAGGTAAAAGTGGACAACATGCGTAACCAACACGAGGCGCAAGTTGAAAAAGAAGCAACTCAAGGCAACAAGCCTGCTGAAATAAAAGAGTATGCCCTTATCGCAGTAGTAGCTGGTCAAGGTTTAGCAGATATCTTCCGTGCCCAAGGTGTGGATTATGTCATCGAAGGTGGTCAGACAATGAACCCTTCAACAGAAGACTTTATCAAGGCTGTTGAACAGGTCAATGCTCGCAACATTATCTTCTTGCCAAACAACAAAAATATCTTTATGGCAGCTCAGTCTGCGGCTGAAGTGCTTGAACAACCTGCTGTTGTGGTAGAAGCACGTACAATTCCTCAAGGTTTGACCAGCCTTCTTGCCTTTGATCCAAGCAAATCAATCGAAGAAAACAAAGAGCGCATGACTGCGGCCCTTGGTGATGTCATCAGCGGTAGTGTAACAACAGCCGTTCGTGATACAACTATCGATGGATTAGCAATTCATGAAAATGATAATCTTGGTATGGTCGATGGAAAAATCCTCGTGTCAAATCCTGACATGCACCAAACCTTGACTGAAACTTTGAAACATATGTTGGATGAAGATAGTGAAATCGTGACTTTCTATGTCGGTGAAGACGGAAGCGAAGAACTTGCCAATGAAATTGCCCAAGAAATCGCAGAAGAATTTGAAGATGTTGAAGTAGAGATTCACCAAGGTCAACAACCTGTATATCCATATCTTTTCAGTGTGGAATAA
- a CDS encoding Asp23/Gls24 family envelope stress response protein, with amino-acid sequence MTVKINTKDGQIELTDEVIATVVGGAATEIFGVVGMASKNALKDNFQALLGKENYSKGVVIKAAEDGSIAVDVYTVLSYGVKISEVSKNIQERVRFSLENQLGITAQTVNVYIQNIKVVGE; translated from the coding sequence ATGACTGTAAAGATTAATACAAAAGATGGTCAAATCGAACTGACTGATGAAGTGATTGCAACCGTAGTAGGTGGTGCCGCAACTGAGATTTTTGGTGTGGTTGGTATGGCTAGTAAAAATGCCCTCAAAGACAATTTCCAAGCCCTTCTTGGTAAGGAAAATTATTCTAAGGGTGTTGTTATAAAAGCAGCCGAAGATGGTAGCATTGCAGTTGATGTTTATACCGTATTGAGCTACGGAGTAAAGATAAGCGAAGTGTCAAAAAACATTCAAGAGCGTGTTCGTTTTAGTTTAGAAAATCAACTAGGAATTACTGCTCAGACTGTGAATGTCTACATTCAAAATATCAAAGTTGTAGGAGAATAA
- the rpmB gene encoding 50S ribosomal protein L28, with product MAKVCYFTGRKTVSGNNRSHAMNQTKRAVKPNLQKVTVLIDGKPKKVWASARALKSGKVERV from the coding sequence ATGGCTAAAGTATGTTACTTTACAGGTCGTAAGACTGTATCAGGAAACAACCGTTCACACGCGATGAACCAAACAAAACGTGCCGTAAAACCAAACCTTCAAAAAGTTACTGTTCTTATCGATGGTAAACCTAAAAAAGTTTGGGCTTCAGCTCGTGCTTTGAAATCAGGTAAAGTTGAACGCGTTTAA
- a CDS encoding LiaF transmembrane domain-containing protein, with translation MKKKAFGIVLLVLAAWILLQGNFGIPSLDGKIWPLLGIVFFAYKSIESILRRHLTSAVFTGLLALIIANYAYDLLPVTNHSLIWASILAVLGVGYLTHSSKFWNEKKWWYDGKKTVVTDKEVAFGSGTFYKQDQDLVDDQVEVAFGDAKIYYDNAEMLGDFATLNIEVAFGNATVYVPQHWRVDLKVETSFGAAKADAPVAPTNKTLVIRGEVAFGKLGVVYVK, from the coding sequence ATGAAAAAGAAAGCATTTGGTATTGTTTTATTGGTTTTAGCAGCCTGGATCTTGCTGCAAGGGAATTTTGGAATTCCTTCTTTGGATGGCAAGATATGGCCTTTACTAGGTATTGTTTTTTTTGCTTATAAGTCCATTGAGTCCATCCTTAGACGCCATCTCACTTCGGCAGTTTTTACAGGGTTACTAGCGCTCATCATTGCAAATTACGCTTATGACTTGTTACCAGTTACCAATCATTCTCTCATCTGGGCTAGCATCTTAGCAGTGCTAGGTGTTGGTTATCTGACGCACTCAAGTAAGTTCTGGAATGAAAAAAAATGGTGGTACGATGGGAAAAAAACAGTCGTCACGGATAAGGAAGTCGCTTTTGGTAGCGGAACCTTTTATAAACAAGATCAAGATCTTGTAGATGACCAAGTGGAAGTCGCTTTTGGGGATGCTAAAATCTACTATGATAATGCAGAGATGTTAGGTGATTTTGCAACTTTAAATATTGAAGTGGCCTTCGGGAATGCAACTGTCTATGTTCCACAACACTGGCGTGTCGATTTGAAAGTAGAAACCTCCTTTGGTGCAGCTAAGGCAGATGCTCCTGTAGCGCCAACAAACAAAACCTTGGTTATCCGTGGGGAAGTTGCTTTTGGTAAACTTGGAGTTGTTTACGTTAAATAA
- a CDS encoding LytTR family DNA-binding domain-containing protein, whose amino-acid sequence MKLRIEIDGNLEETEIVIKTPTLTDEIADLQRLLQESKAPRLTFYKGTGEYYLDLSEILFFETEGSKIYAHTQKEAYEVRLKLYELESILPRYFSRVSKSTIANIRQIYSVDKSFSGTGTISFYQTHKEVHVSRHYQSLLKENLRNMR is encoded by the coding sequence ATGAAGTTACGAATTGAGATTGACGGCAATTTAGAGGAAACTGAAATTGTCATCAAGACCCCCACTTTGACAGATGAAATTGCAGATTTGCAACGACTCTTGCAAGAGTCAAAGGCTCCGAGGTTGACTTTTTACAAGGGGACAGGTGAATATTATCTAGACCTATCGGAAATCCTCTTCTTTGAGACAGAAGGGAGCAAGATTTACGCTCATACCCAGAAGGAAGCCTATGAAGTTCGCCTCAAGCTCTATGAGTTGGAGTCCATCTTACCCCGCTATTTTAGTCGAGTTTCCAAGTCAACAATCGCAAACATCCGTCAGATTTACTCAGTGGACAAGTCCTTTTCAGGAACGGGCACCATTTCCTTTTATCAGACGCACAAGGAGGTTCATGTCTCACGGCATTACCAATCCCTCCTAAAAGAAAATCTAAGAAATATGAGGTAA
- a CDS encoding phosphatase PAP2 family protein: protein MKNYQEWYRNISSRLTSHPTLLFLLRSFNRLMTVAMPLVYLILLVTTYLQLGLGQQVGVYVLIPASGFVILSLFRKKINHPRPYETWDICPLLEKDSSGQSMPSRHVFSATMISMACLHASLPVGLVCLLFSALLGLVRVLGGVHYPKDVIAGYACGLVWGFLFFLF, encoded by the coding sequence ATGAAAAATTATCAAGAATGGTATCGAAATATCAGTTCCAGGCTCACCAGCCATCCCACCCTTCTATTTCTGTTACGCAGTTTTAATCGCTTGATGACAGTCGCCATGCCCTTGGTCTATCTGATCTTGCTAGTCACCACTTACCTGCAACTAGGATTGGGTCAGCAGGTTGGGGTTTATGTGCTTATTCCTGCATCAGGTTTTGTGATTTTGTCCCTGTTTCGTAAGAAAATCAACCACCCGCGGCCTTATGAAACTTGGGATATCTGTCCCCTGCTTGAAAAGGATAGTTCGGGACAGTCGATGCCCAGTCGCCATGTTTTTTCGGCAACTATGATCTCCATGGCCTGTCTGCATGCTAGTCTACCTGTTGGCTTAGTATGTTTGCTCTTCTCAGCTTTGCTGGGCTTGGTGAGGGTTTTAGGGGGTGTACATTATCCCAAGGATGTCATCGCTGGCTATGCTTGTGGTCTGGTGTGGGGATTCCTTTTCTTCCTATTCTGA